The window TGACACGATTCTGGCTTACACATGTTCGCTCAATGTGCCATACTGGATGTGAATTCTTTAGTGTGGATTGATATATGTCAGTGAGTGATTACAGTGTCAAAGAGGAAGTGGCCAATGCCATCAGCCATGGCATTGGTCTGATTTTAGGAATTGTTGGTTTAGTGCTGCTGCTCAAAGCGTTTGCTCACAGCGCAGATGCGCTGACCATCACCAGTATGAGTGTATACGGCGGCAGTATGATTGCGCTGTTTCTGGCCTCTACCCTGTACCACGCCATTCCTCATCCGCGCGCCAAACGCTGGCTGAAAACCTTCGATCACTGTGCTATCTACCTGTTGATCGCCGGCAGTTACACCCCATTTCTGCTGGTCAGCCTGCGCACCCCGTTGGCGATCAGCCTGATGATAGTGATCTGGTCGATAGCCCTGATTGGTATCTTATTTAAGGTGGCGTTTATTTATCGCTTTGAAAAGCTGTCGTTGGTGACTTACCTGGCGATGGGCTGGTTGTCGCTGGTGGTGATTTATCAGCTGGCGCTCAATCTCGATATCGGTGGCCTGACGTTGCTGGCACTGGGTGGCGTGGTGTACTCACTGGGGGTGATCTTTTATGTCGCGCAGCGCATTCCGTATAACCATGCCATCTGGCACGGTTTTGTGCTCGGTGGATGTGCCTGCCATTTTATGGCGATTTATCTTTATATTGACCCGGTGTAACTGATATCGACCAGATGGCATGGATATCACTAGGGTAGAGCGGTCAGCGGTACCCAGCACGCTTGGTGATGATCAACAAAAAGCACTCCGTTTGTGGAGTGCTTTTTTGTTTTGGCTGTCCCGTGCGGGAATAGGCTGCCAGGCGCTCGACTAGCGGGTTTCCAGGCTCTCGACGCTTACCCGGATCTGGTAACGCCCGGCCTCGTCCGCTGCCAGTTTGAGCTCTTTACCGGCCACTGACGTTTGCGGGCGCAGGTAGGTTTCGGCCATGCGCTTGATGGACTGCCAGATGGTTGCGCTGTCGTGACTCAGCACCTGGCCCTGTTTGTCCATCAGTTCAACCTTGAGCGCAATGCTGATCACCGACTGCAGGCTTTGGTTGGTAATCGCGGTCGGTATGATCAGGTGTCCGTCTTCGTAACGCGCGCTGCCGAGTACGATATCCACTCCGGACTGGCTCAGTTGCAGCGTCGGTTTAGTGCTGCCCACTTCGACCAGAGTGCCGCGCTGGCGTGGTACCAGCGGCGCGGCGATGAGCGGGGCCGCTGCTGGCGCTGCCGTTGTGACCGGACTGCTTTCGGCATTACTTGCGGCATTGCTTGCGGCATTGGTTTCGGTACGGTTTTCGGCCGCAGGTTGTGGTTTTGCTGGCACGGCCGGCTGCACATAGCGCCAGGTAAAGTCGTCATTCAGTTCGACCTGGCGACCGTCATCCAGAGTCACTATTTGCGCTGCCTGGGCGACTGGCGCCGCAAGCACGGCGACACAAGCGGTCGCTAACAGAGTCTGCAGGTATTTCATCATTATCCTCAACGTTTCCAGAACGCAGGGAAAAACAGCACCAGAATGGTGAGGATTTCCAGGCGTCCCATCAGCATACCAAAACTTAAAATCCACTTCGCACCGTCAGACAGGGAAGCAAAATTACCGGTCGGGCCAATCACACTGCCCATGCCCGGACCGACGTTGGCCACCGCAGTGACTGCGCCGGAAATACTGGTAATGGTATCCAGCCCCATTGCCGATAATGTACCGGCAATCAGGACAATAGTAATCACAAACGTCAGGCCGAACGCCACCACGGAGCGCACGATATCTTCGTTAACCGGACGTTGATTATAGCGCTGCACGAATACACCGGACGGATGAATAAGGCGCATCATCTGGTTATTGAGCAGGGTAAAACAGATTTGAAAACGGAAAATCTTAATTCCGCCGGCGGTTGAACCAGAGCAGGCTCCCGCCATCATCAGGAAGGCAAACAGGGTGCTTGGCAGCGCGCCCCAGGCGGTAAAATCATCCAGGCCAAACCCTGTGGTGGTCACCACGGAAACGATGTTAAACATCGAGACCCGCAGCGCATCAAGAACGCTGTAGCCGTTATGCCAGTGTAACCAGGCCGCGACAATCAGGCTGGCGACGATAAACAGCACAAAGAAGCCACGCACCTGGGCATCCTGCAGCAGTTCCTGTGGCTGACGTTTACGCAGTGCGGTCACAAACAGCAGGAACGGCAAGCCGCCGAGGAACATAAACAGGGTTGCGACCCAGTGTGAACCGTGCGAGAAGTGGTTCATTGAGCCATCGGAAGTGGAGTAGCCGCCAGTCGACAAGGTGGTAAAAGCATGGTTGATAGCGTCAAACATGCCCATCCCGGTCAGCATATAACCAAGAATGCACAAGCCGGTCAGCACCAGATAGACAATCACAATGTTTTTAGCCACGGTTTTGGCGCGCGGACTGCTTTTATCTGACCAGTCGGATGATTCGGTCTGGAACAGGCGCATACCACCGACGTTGAGCATCGGCAGCACTGCTACCGCCATCACGATAAAGCCAACCCCGCCCAGCCACTGCAGAATCGAGCGCCATAACAGAATACTCGGCGCCATGTCATCTAAGCCGCTCAGTACGGTCGAGCCGGTGGTGGTAATGCCGGACATGGTTTCAAAATAGGCGTCGGTGAAGCTGATGTGATTAATGAACACGAACGGCAGGGCGGCAAACGCGCTGGCGATGGTCCACACCAGACTGGTGATCAGGAACATGTCGCGCACACTGAGGCGGAAATCGGCGGTGCGTCCCAGCGTCAGGCACAGGAAGGCGGCCACATGGGTGATGATCACCGCCTGAGCAAAATCGAGAAAGCCGCCGGTACCGGTAAAGAAAGCCACCAGAGTGGGGACGTACATGAACAGGGCCAGTTTGGATAAAACCAGGCCGATCACGAACATTATCGGGCGTAAATTGAGCATGACGCCGTAAACCTACAGGAAAAACGGGCTGGGTTGGAACAGAGCTTCCACGTCGGGCACGTATTTTTTATCAACCAGGAACATCACCACGTGATCATCTTGTTCAATTACAGTGCGGTCGTGGGCAATCAGCACCTCTTCACCACGCACAATCGCGCCGATAGTGGTGCCCGGCGGCAGACGGATGTCACCGACCGCGCGGCCGACCACTTTCGAGGTGGTTTCGTCACCATGGGCAATCGCTTCAATCGCTTCGGCGGCGCCGCGGCGCAGCGAAGATACGTTAACGATATCTGCGCGGCGTACGTGGGTCAGCAGGGCAGATATGGTCGCCTGCTGAGGTGAAATTGCCACGTCAATCACGCCGCCCTGCACCAAGTCGACATAAGCGCCGCGCTGGATAAGCACCATCACTTTTTTGGCGCCCATGCGTTTGGCCAGCATGGCTGACATGATGTTGGTTTCATCTTCGTTGGTCAGGGCGATAAACACATCGACCTGATCGATATTCTCTTCGGTCAGCAGCTCCTGATCGGCGGCATCGCCGCAGAATACAATGCTGTTTTCCAGCTGTTTCCGACAGCTGTTCGGCGCGCTGATAATTGCGTTCGATCAGTTTGACGCTGTAGCTGTGTTCGAGGCGTTTGGCCAGGCTGGCACCGATGTTACCGCCACCGACAATCATGATGCGGCGATAAGGTTTTTCAAGACGCTGCAGCTCACTCATCACCGAGCGGATGTGGTTGCTGGCGGCAACGAAAAACACTTCATCATCGGCTTCGATAATGGTGGTGCCCTGCGGGCGAATCGGCCGGCCCTGACGGAAAATTGCCGCCACCCGGGTATCAATGTGCGGCATATGCTCGCGCAGGGCGGACAAGGCGTTACCCACCAGCGGGCCGCCGTAATAGGCTTTGACCGCGACCAGGCTGACTTTCTCTTCAGCAAAGCTCACCACCTGCAGTGCACCCGGGTATTGTACCAGGCGTTCAATGTAGCTGGTGACCAGCTCTTCCGGTGCAATCAGATGGTCGACCGGCACGGCGCCGGACTGGAACAGCGCTTCTTTTTCGGCCAGATATTCCGGTGAGCGGATGCGGGCGATGCGGTTGGGCGTGTTAAACAGAGTGAAAGCCACCTGGCAGGCGGCCATATTGGTTTCGTCGGTATTGGTTACCGCGACCAGCATGTCGGCATCCTGGGCACCCGCTTCGCGCAGTACGTCCGGGTGACTGGCGTGGCCATTGACCACCCGTAAATCATATTTATCCTGCAGGCCGCGCAAGCGATCACTGCTTTTATCGACGATGGTGATGTCGTTGTTTTCACCAACCAGGTTTTCCGCCAGCGTACCGCCGACCTGACCTGCGCCAAGAATGATGATTTTCATACCTAAATGTCTCTTGTGATTACACGCCAAAGGCAGCCTTGCGGCTGCCCTGGTCTCGTCCTTTATGCCTGAACAGGCGTCACGCTTTTGCGGATCACGGCGTAGTAGAAGCCATCCATGTCCTCTTCACCTGGCAGGATCTGACGTCCTGGTTGCTGAGGATCTGAGCCCTGCAGTTGTGCATCTGCCGTCCGCGCCAGGAAGTCTTTGACTTGCAGCACGTTTTCCTGCGGTGTAATTGAACAGGTTGCGTACACCAAAGTACCACCCGGCTTAAGCTGTTGCCACATCGCATCGAGAATTTCGCGCTGCAGCTCCGCTAATGCGTCGATATCATTGGCGCGGCGTAACCATTTGATGTCCGGATGGCGGCGGATGACTCCGGTTGCCGAACATGGCGCGTCGAGCAGGATACGGTCAAACTGCGCACCCGGCCACCACTGTTGCGGGTAGCGTGCATCACCGCAGATGACATCAGCTCGCAGCTGCAGGCGTTGCAGATTATCATGCACCCGGTTGAGGCGGGTCGGATCGCTGTCCAGTGCCACGACTTCGGTATTCTCGGTATGTTCCAGAATATGCGCGGTTTTACCGCCCGGAGCAGCGCAGCAATCAAGGATCAGTTCATCTTCTTGTGGCGTGAGGTAATCAATCGCCAGCTGCGCAGCGGCATCCTGCACCGACACCCAGCCTTTTTCAAAGCCAGGCAGCAGGGTCACATCACACGGTGAGTCGAGCTTGATCGCATCCGTGGCCTGCGGATGCAGGGTGTATCCGATCTGCGCAGCGTCGAGCAATTGCTGGTATTCAGCACGGGTATGATGCTGGCGGTTGACGCGCAGCCACATCGGCGCCTTGCTGTTGTTGGCTTCAACAATGGCTTCCCATTGCTGCGGGTAGCTTTCCTGCAATAGTTTCAAAATCCAGCTCGGATGACCGTATTTACCGGCATTGTGACTGACTGCCACGGCATCGAGCTCTTCCTGGTTACGCAGATAGCTGCGTAGTACCGCATTGATCAGGCCGCTCAGGTTCGTACCACGCAGGGTTTTGGTCCCTTCGACTGTTTCAGCCACCGCTGCGTGAGAAGGAATGCGCATAAAACTGAGCTGGTAAATACCGACCAGGATCAGATGGTGGAACACGCGCTTTTTACCTTTGAGCGGATTATCCATCAGTTCATTGGCAATCGACTCCAGACGCGGTAAGTAGCGCAGCGCGCCGTAGCAGATTTCCTGCAACAGGGCGTGGTCTCTCGGGCGAATGGTTTTTTGAGCCGCAGGAAGAGCGTGGGAAAGTGATTGACCTTTGTCGACCACCTGGAAAAGGACGTTGGCAGCCGCAGCGCGAACATTCATGGTGAAACCCTTAAAATTCAATGGGGACATCTCTGCCCCCGGTTAATGTACTGTGATGGTAAACAGAGCTTAGCTCAGTTGTGTCCCAACCTGGAACCAGTCGGCTCTGGCATTAAGAATGTCCTGCACCGGCAAGGCTTTTTTGCCCGGGATCTGCAGTTGCTCCAACACCAGCACGCCTGTACCGGTTGCCACATAGATACCGGTTTTGTCCGCCTGAATTATGGTCCCGGCCGGCTGGTCAGTGCTTTGATCCGCAACACAACTTTTCCATACTTTGATGCTGTTGTCCGCGGCGTCAAAGTGGCTCATCGGCCATGGATTGAACGCACGTACGCAGCGCTCGATATGCTCGGCGCTGTCCTGCCAGTTAATGCGAGCTTCTTCTTTACTCAGTTTCTTGGCGTAGTTAGCCAGCTCATCATCTTGTTTGACGGGTACGGCCTGACCGGCCTTGATGTCGGCCAGGCAGTCAATCAGAGCCTGCGGACCAAGATCAGCCAGTTTGTCATACATGGAAGCACTGGTATCGGTCGTTTCAATCGGCAGGGAGGCAATTTTCAGCATATCACCGGTATCCAGACCGACATCCATCTGCATGATGGTCACGCCGGTTTCGGCGTCACCGGCCCAGATCGAGCGCTGGATAGGTGCCGCGCCACGCCAGCGTGGCAGGATGGAACCGTGCACGTTGATACAGCCCAGTTTTGGCGTATCCAGCACAGATTTTGGCAGCAGCAGGCCGTAAGCGACCACCACCATCAGATCGGCATTGAGCTCGGCTAACTGCTGCTTGGCTTGATCCGATTTGAAGTTTTCCGGCTGATAGACCGGAATGTTATGCTCAAGGGCGATATTTTTTACCGGGCTTGCGGTCAGTTTTTTACCGCGTCCGGCCGGGCGATCCGGCTGAGTGTACACCGCGATCACTTCGTGCTCCGAAGACAATAACGCCGCCAGGTGACGGGCGGCGAAATCCGGAGTACCTGCAAACACAATACGTAATGATTGGCTCAAGGTAACCTCACTAAATTATTGATTTTTCTCGTTGAAGCGTTTGATTTTTTCCAGCTTCTCTTTGATGCGCTTACGTTTGAGCGGCGACAGGTAGTCGACAAACAACTTACCTTCCAGATGGTCGAGCTCGTGCTGCACACAAATGGCCAGCAGGTCGTCCGCTTCAAAGGTGTACTCTTCACCATCACGGTTGAGTGCTTTGACCGTCACTTCCGCTGCGCGTGGCACCAGGGCGCGCGCGCCAGGTACAGACAGACAGCCTTCTTCAATGCCGTCTTCACCGCGTTTTTCCAGAATTTCAGGGTTAATCAGCACCATCGGCTGATCGCGGGTGTCAGAAATGTCGATCACGACGATGCGCTGGTGCACATCGACCTGAGTCGCGGCCAGACCGATACCTTCCTCGTCGTACATGGTATCAATCATGTCATCGACGATTTTCTGAATCTCAGGGGTGACTTTCTCAACCGGCTTGGCAACGGTGCGAAGACGATCATCCGGGAATGTTAATACTTGTAATACAGACATATACACTCGAAAAATTGAACTGTGCCGAATCAGCTAAACGCTTGTTGGCTCAATTCTAGACATTTTATGACCTAAATGACAGCATCCTGCGTGATTTCTCCAGATCCTGGTCCCTAGTCTGCTCCGGAAAACACGCTCAT is drawn from Vibrio sp. CDRSL-10 TSBA and contains these coding sequences:
- a CDS encoding hemolysin III family protein: MSVSDYSVKEEVANAISHGIGLILGIVGLVLLLKAFAHSADALTITSMSVYGGSMIALFLASTLYHAIPHPRAKRWLKTFDHCAIYLLIAGSYTPFLLVSLRTPLAISLMIVIWSIALIGILFKVAFIYRFEKLSLVTYLAMGWLSLVVIYQLALNLDIGGLTLLALGGVVYSLGVIFYVAQRIPYNHAIWHGFVLGGCACHFMAIYLYIDPV
- a CDS encoding DUF3157 family protein, encoding MKYLQTLLATACVAVLAAPVAQAAQIVTLDDGRQVELNDDFTWRYVQPAVPAKPQPAAENRTETNAASNAASNAESSPVTTAAPAAAPLIAAPLVPRQRGTLVEVGSTKPTLQLSQSGVDIVLGSARYEDGHLIIPTAITNQSLQSVISIALKVELMDKQGQVLSHDSATIWQSIKRMAETYLRPQTSVAGKELKLAADEAGRYQIRVSVESLETR
- a CDS encoding TrkH family potassium uptake protein, with the protein product MLNLRPIMFVIGLVLSKLALFMYVPTLVAFFTGTGGFLDFAQAVIITHVAAFLCLTLGRTADFRLSVRDMFLITSLVWTIASAFAALPFVFINHISFTDAYFETMSGITTTGSTVLSGLDDMAPSILLWRSILQWLGGVGFIVMAVAVLPMLNVGGMRLFQTESSDWSDKSSPRAKTVAKNIVIVYLVLTGLCILGYMLTGMGMFDAINHAFTTLSTGGYSTSDGSMNHFSHGSHWVATLFMFLGGLPFLLFVTALRKRQPQELLQDAQVRGFFVLFIVASLIVAAWLHWHNGYSVLDALRVSMFNIVSVVTTTGFGLDDFTAWGALPSTLFAFLMMAGACSGSTAGGIKIFRFQICFTLLNNQMMRLIHPSGVFVQRYNQRPVNEDIVRSVVAFGLTFVITIVLIAGTLSAMGLDTITSISGAVTAVANVGPGMGSVIGPTGNFASLSDGAKWILSFGMLMGRLEILTILVLFFPAFWKR
- the rsmB gene encoding 16S rRNA (cytosine(967)-C(5))-methyltransferase RsmB encodes the protein MNVRAAAANVLFQVVDKGQSLSHALPAAQKTIRPRDHALLQEICYGALRYLPRLESIANELMDNPLKGKKRVFHHLILVGIYQLSFMRIPSHAAVAETVEGTKTLRGTNLSGLINAVLRSYLRNQEELDAVAVSHNAGKYGHPSWILKLLQESYPQQWEAIVEANNSKAPMWLRVNRQHHTRAEYQQLLDAAQIGYTLHPQATDAIKLDSPCDVTLLPGFEKGWVSVQDAAAQLAIDYLTPQEDELILDCCAAPGGKTAHILEHTENTEVVALDSDPTRLNRVHDNLQRLQLRADVICGDARYPQQWWPGAQFDRILLDAPCSATGVIRRHPDIKWLRRANDIDALAELQREILDAMWQQLKPGGTLVYATCSITPQENVLQVKDFLARTADAQLQGSDPQQPGRQILPGEEDMDGFYYAVIRKSVTPVQA
- the fmt gene encoding methionyl-tRNA formyltransferase, whose amino-acid sequence is MSQSLRIVFAGTPDFAARHLAALLSSEHEVIAVYTQPDRPAGRGKKLTASPVKNIALEHNIPVYQPENFKSDQAKQQLAELNADLMVVVAYGLLLPKSVLDTPKLGCINVHGSILPRWRGAAPIQRSIWAGDAETGVTIMQMDVGLDTGDMLKIASLPIETTDTSASMYDKLADLGPQALIDCLADIKAGQAVPVKQDDELANYAKKLSKEEARINWQDSAEHIERCVRAFNPWPMSHFDAADNSIKVWKSCVADQSTDQPAGTIIQADKTGIYVATGTGVLVLEQLQIPGKKALPVQDILNARADWFQVGTQLS
- the def gene encoding peptide deformylase, which translates into the protein MSVLQVLTFPDDRLRTVAKPVEKVTPEIQKIVDDMIDTMYDEEGIGLAATQVDVHQRIVVIDISDTRDQPMVLINPEILEKRGEDGIEEGCLSVPGARALVPRAAEVTVKALNRDGEEYTFEADDLLAICVQHELDHLEGKLFVDYLSPLKRKRIKEKLEKIKRFNEKNQ